In a single window of the Bacillus mycoides genome:
- a CDS encoding IS3 family transposase: MRYCWCNQKWVLQLDKTAYDAFKKTSEDIEIKKKILACHKKLREIYGYRRIQVWLKATYNLHLNHKRIQRLMSELGIKAVIRKKRPYYGKKEAYVISENHLNREFQASKPNEKWVTDITYLIFNGQRLYLSAIKDLYNNEIVAYETSRRNDLKLVLDTLKKAKKKRNVKGILLHSDQGSQYTSRQYNQLLKKYQMKASMSRRGNCWDNACMENFFSHFKAECFHLHSFHKANEVKLAVRKYMHFYNHQRFQKKLNNLSPYKYRTQVA; this comes from the coding sequence ATGCGATATTGCTGGTGTAACCAGAAGTGGGTACTACAACTGGATAAAACGGCATACGACGCCTTCAAAAAAACATCAGAGGATATCGAAATTAAGAAAAAGATATTGGCGTGTCATAAAAAATTAAGAGAAATTTATGGATATAGAAGAATACAAGTGTGGCTGAAAGCCACATATAACCTTCATTTGAATCATAAGCGCATCCAAAGATTGATGAGTGAACTAGGTATCAAAGCCGTAATTAGGAAAAAACGACCTTATTATGGAAAAAAAGAAGCTTATGTGATTTCAGAGAACCATCTAAATAGGGAGTTTCAAGCTTCAAAACCGAATGAGAAATGGGTAACCGATATTACCTATTTGATTTTCAATGGACAGCGCTTGTACTTATCCGCTATTAAGGATTTATACAATAATGAAATTGTTGCCTATGAAACCAGTCGTAGAAACGACTTAAAACTTGTGTTAGATACACTGAAAAAGGCAAAGAAAAAACGAAATGTGAAGGGAATCCTCTTACATAGTGATCAAGGGTCCCAGTATACATCTCGTCAATATAATCAATTACTTAAAAAATATCAGATGAAGGCAAGTATGTCTCGAAGAGGCAACTGTTGGGATAATGCTTGTATGGAAAACTTCTTCAGTCACTTTAAGGCAGAGTGTTTTCATTTACACTCCTTCCATAAAGCGAATGAGGTCAAACTTGCCGTGCGTAAATATATGCACTTTTATAACCATCAAAGATTTCAAAAGAAATTAAATAACCTGAGTCCATATAAATATAGAACTCAGGTTGCTTAG
- a CDS encoding transposase, whose protein sequence is MGKIRVTYDVEFKKKAIDLYLKEGMSYKTIAKELGIHHSVVSRWVKHFEAEGIKGLEEKRGKAKGPGLGRPRVRPEDPEAKIRRLEAENEMLKKLLGM, encoded by the coding sequence ATGGGAAAAATTAGAGTCACTTACGATGTAGAATTTAAGAAAAAAGCTATAGATTTATACTTAAAAGAAGGCATGAGCTATAAAACCATTGCGAAAGAATTAGGTATTCATCACTCGGTTGTAAGTCGCTGGGTGAAACACTTTGAGGCTGAAGGAATCAAAGGACTAGAAGAAAAACGCGGGAAAGCGAAAGGACCAGGTTTAGGTAGACCAAGGGTTAGACCCGAAGATCCTGAAGCTAAGATCCGACGATTAGAAGCGGAAAATGAAATGTTAAAAAAGCTCTTAGGGATGTAA
- a CDS encoding YpdA family putative bacillithiol disulfide reductase, giving the protein MQKETVIIIGGGPCGLAAAISLQKVGLNPLVIEKGNIVNAIYNYPTHQTFFSSSEKLEIGEVAFITENRKPFRNQALAYYREVVKRKSIRVNAFERVEQVQKDGDVFKVETTKRDGNKEIYVAKYIVVATGYYDNPNYMNVPGEKLEKVAHYFKEGHPYFDRDVVVIGGKNSSIDAALELVKSGARVTVLYRGGEYSPSIKPWILPEFEALVRNGIIQMHFHAHVKEITEHTLTYTVDGEANTIQNDFVFAMTGYHPDHSFLTKMGVRIDEETGRPIYIEGSMETNAENIFIAGVIAAGNNANEIFIENGRFHGDAIAQTIASREE; this is encoded by the coding sequence ATGCAAAAAGAAACAGTTATTATTATCGGAGGCGGTCCATGCGGATTAGCAGCGGCGATTTCGTTGCAAAAAGTGGGGTTAAATCCGTTAGTAATCGAAAAAGGAAACATTGTAAATGCAATTTATAATTATCCAACTCATCAAACATTTTTCTCCTCTAGTGAAAAATTAGAAATTGGTGAAGTTGCTTTTATTACAGAAAATCGTAAGCCATTTCGTAATCAGGCGCTTGCGTATTATCGTGAAGTAGTAAAGCGTAAATCTATACGTGTAAATGCATTTGAACGAGTGGAACAAGTTCAAAAAGATGGTGATGTTTTTAAAGTTGAAACGACGAAGCGTGACGGAAACAAAGAAATATATGTTGCGAAATATATTGTTGTCGCAACTGGATATTATGATAATCCGAATTATATGAATGTACCTGGTGAGAAACTTGAGAAAGTAGCTCATTATTTCAAAGAAGGACACCCTTATTTTGATCGAGATGTCGTTGTAATAGGTGGTAAAAATTCAAGTATAGATGCAGCGTTAGAGCTTGTTAAATCGGGTGCACGTGTAACAGTTCTATACCGTGGTGGGGAATACTCGCCAAGTATTAAGCCGTGGATTTTGCCGGAATTTGAGGCGTTAGTACGAAATGGGATAATTCAAATGCATTTCCATGCGCATGTAAAAGAAATTACTGAGCATACGTTGACGTATACAGTAGATGGTGAGGCAAATACAATTCAAAACGATTTTGTATTTGCTATGACGGGTTACCATCCAGACCACAGCTTCTTAACAAAAATGGGAGTTCGGATTGATGAAGAAACAGGGCGCCCGATTTATATAGAGGGTAGTATGGAAACAAACGCTGAAAATATTTTTATTGCAGGTGTAATTGCTGCGGGGAATAACGCAAATGAAATATTTATCGAGAACGGTAGATTCCATGGAGATGCGATTGCGCAAACCATTGCATCAAGAGAAGAATAA
- a CDS encoding peptidoglycan recognition protein family protein gives MAMFPIERNYIGYGNSRPGIPLSKVRFIVSHDTGNPGSNAIGNRDYFNEIQPKASAHTFIDDKTILEIVPINEVAYHVRYNVPTDNELFGYDANKAAIGVELCYGGDVNFWEAYTRFTWYHAYLCQNFGLNPKKTIVSHKTLDPTRKIDPENVLGQQGIKFQQFLADVYRMYVSFR, from the coding sequence ATGGCGATGTTCCCTATAGAGCGTAACTATATTGGGTATGGAAATTCACGACCAGGAATTCCTCTTTCAAAAGTAAGATTTATTGTAAGTCATGACACGGGGAACCCTGGTAGCAATGCGATAGGAAATCGGGATTACTTTAATGAAATACAACCGAAAGCTTCAGCGCATACATTTATTGATGATAAAACAATATTAGAAATTGTCCCTATAAATGAAGTTGCGTACCATGTTCGATACAATGTGCCAACGGATAATGAGTTATTCGGTTATGATGCGAATAAGGCTGCAATTGGGGTTGAACTTTGCTATGGTGGCGACGTAAACTTTTGGGAGGCGTATACTCGTTTTACGTGGTATCACGCTTATTTATGTCAAAATTTCGGTTTAAATCCTAAAAAGACTATTGTGTCACACAAAACGTTGGATCCTACTCGGAAAATCGATCCTGAGAATGTATTAGGGCAACAAGGAATTAAATTTCAGCAGTTTTTAGCAGATGTCTATCGGATGTATGTTTCGTTTAGATGA
- a CDS encoding DUF3961 domain-containing protein, whose protein sequence is MMKMTVDQRFMMPADVVERVEVLRNKQSKRGTLLQSVNKFFGLDTKEDCIWFYGFYGVAVSIVLFMVFTSNIFDVLFA, encoded by the coding sequence ATGATGAAAATGACAGTAGACCAAAGATTTATGATGCCAGCAGATGTTGTAGAACGAGTGGAAGTATTACGAAACAAACAAAGCAAGCGTGGCACATTATTACAATCGGTAAATAAATTTTTCGGTTTAGATACGAAAGAAGATTGTATTTGGTTTTACGGTTTTTACGGAGTGGCTGTAAGTATTGTATTATTTATGGTATTCACATCAAATATTTTCGATGTTCTCTTCGCATAA
- the gudB gene encoding NAD-specific glutamate dehydrogenase has protein sequence MVAEKGTQTKTQQQGEQHFELLNSTQIVINEALEKLGYPNEVYELLKEPIRMMTVKIPVRMDDGTVKIFTGYRAQHNDAVGPTKGGIRFHPNVTENEVKALSIWMSLKCGIVDLPYGGGKGGIICDPREMSFRELERLSRGYVRAISQIVGPTKDIPAPDVFTNSQIMAWMMDEYSRIDEFNSPGFITGKPLVLGGSHGRETATAKGVTICIREAAKKRDIDIKGARVVVQGFGNAGSFLAKFMHDAGAKVIAISDAYGALHDPNGLDIDYLLDRRDSFGTVTKLFNNTISNTELLELDCDILVPAAIENQITEENADKIKAKIVVEAANGPTTLEATKILTDRGILLVPDVLASAGGVTVSYFEWVQNNQGYYWTEEEVEQRLEKVMVKSFDSIYETSQVRKVNMRLAAYMIGVRKMAEASRFRGWV, from the coding sequence ATGGTAGCCGAAAAGGGAACTCAAACGAAAACACAACAACAAGGGGAACAACATTTTGAATTGTTAAATTCAACACAAATTGTAATTAATGAAGCATTAGAAAAATTGGGTTATCCAAACGAAGTATATGAATTATTGAAAGAACCAATTCGTATGATGACAGTGAAAATTCCAGTTCGTATGGATGACGGGACTGTTAAAATATTTACAGGATATCGTGCACAACATAATGATGCTGTTGGTCCAACGAAAGGTGGAATTCGCTTCCATCCAAACGTAACAGAAAATGAAGTGAAAGCACTTTCTATTTGGATGAGTTTAAAATGTGGTATTGTTGATTTACCATATGGTGGAGGTAAAGGTGGAATCATTTGTGACCCACGTGAGATGTCTTTCCGTGAATTAGAAAGATTAAGCCGCGGTTATGTACGAGCAATTAGCCAAATTGTTGGTCCGACAAAAGATATTCCGGCTCCAGATGTATTTACAAACTCACAAATTATGGCATGGATGATGGATGAGTATAGCCGTATCGATGAATTTAATTCACCAGGATTTATTACAGGTAAACCACTTGTATTAGGTGGATCACACGGACGTGAAACAGCGACTGCAAAAGGTGTAACAATTTGTATTCGTGAAGCTGCGAAAAAACGTGACATTGATATTAAAGGTGCACGCGTTGTTGTTCAAGGATTTGGTAATGCGGGTAGCTTCTTAGCTAAATTTATGCATGATGCAGGCGCGAAAGTAATTGCAATTTCAGATGCTTACGGTGCATTACATGATCCGAATGGATTAGATATTGACTACTTACTAGATCGTCGCGATAGCTTTGGTACTGTAACAAAACTATTTAATAATACAATTTCAAATACAGAACTGTTAGAACTTGATTGCGACATTTTAGTTCCTGCTGCAATTGAGAACCAAATTACAGAAGAAAATGCTGATAAGATTAAAGCGAAAATTGTGGTTGAAGCTGCAAATGGTCCAACTACATTAGAAGCAACAAAAATCTTAACAGATCGTGGTATCTTACTTGTTCCAGACGTATTAGCAAGTGCTGGTGGCGTTACGGTATCTTACTTTGAGTGGGTACAAAATAACCAAGGTTACTACTGGACTGAAGAAGAAGTAGAACAACGTTTAGAAAAAGTAATGGTAAAATCATTCGATTCAATTTATGAAACATCACAAGTTCGTAAAGTGAACATGCGCTTAGCTGCATACATGATTGGTGTTCGTAAAATGGCTGAGGCTAGTCGCTTCAGAGGTTGGGTATAA
- a CDS encoding genetic competence negative regulator, whose product MRLERLNYNKIKIFLTFDDLSERGLTKEDLWRNAPKVQQLFRDMMQEANTELGFEADGPIAVEVFSLQAQGMVVIVTKENYEVDTEDEFRDEFIEMQVTLDESEHILYEFATLDDVINLSNRLYNLGVTDGKLYTWDDRFYLWIEEEEQFQLLKADFIAILAEYGNPSTATIYRVMEYGKELMDSQAIEQIYNYFVKKQNLS is encoded by the coding sequence ATGAGACTGGAACGTTTAAATTATAATAAGATTAAAATTTTCCTAACATTTGATGATTTATCTGAACGAGGATTAACGAAAGAAGATTTGTGGAGAAATGCACCGAAAGTACAGCAACTATTCCGTGATATGATGCAAGAAGCAAATACAGAATTAGGGTTTGAAGCGGATGGACCGATTGCTGTTGAAGTATTTTCTCTACAAGCTCAAGGTATGGTTGTAATTGTAACAAAAGAAAATTACGAAGTGGACACAGAAGATGAGTTCCGTGACGAGTTTATTGAAATGCAAGTGACTCTTGATGAAAGTGAACATATACTTTACGAGTTTGCTACATTAGATGATGTAATCAATTTGTCAAATCGCTTATATAACCTTGGTGTAACTGATGGGAAGTTGTATACGTGGGATGATCGTTTTTATCTTTGGATAGAAGAAGAAGAGCAATTTCAATTATTGAAGGCGGATTTTATAGCTATTTTAGCGGAGTACGGTAATCCGTCAACAGCAACAATTTACCGCGTAATGGAATATGGTAAAGAATTAATGGATTCTCAAGCGATTGAACAAATATACAATTACTTTGTGAAAAAACAAAACCTCAGCTAA
- a CDS encoding MerR family transcriptional regulator: MPNSNGKYNIKAVSNILGIQPSTLRAWERRYHIIAPKRNRAGHRLYTEEHIHILKWLMNKVSEGMMIGQAVQLLEGNRLQNNVQKEKITDTEVVLVDDILQALLEFDEITISALLNEVFSIYSTEKVVASIILQVANKLLTLKSNNEITMSQFKYVVSFLQTRLGMIYHNASVYSSVNKVFVLENNILKGFIFATYLRLKGYQTMYMGTGLDEEGILLAIEQLQPKYLFISFDDERELEEAVEFIDLLQEKNENISGGFIGRKGIGDQLNLQNILIGNTKEEWDGWLKMPE, encoded by the coding sequence ATGCCGAATTCAAATGGAAAATATAATATAAAAGCTGTCTCAAATATACTCGGAATTCAACCGAGTACACTTCGCGCATGGGAAAGACGCTATCATATTATTGCCCCAAAGAGAAATCGTGCGGGGCATCGTTTATATACAGAAGAGCATATTCATATTTTGAAATGGTTAATGAACAAAGTTTCTGAGGGGATGATGATTGGACAAGCAGTTCAGTTATTAGAAGGGAATCGGTTGCAGAACAACGTTCAAAAAGAAAAAATTACTGATACAGAAGTTGTTTTAGTGGACGATATACTACAAGCTTTGTTAGAATTTGATGAAATTACAATTTCTGCATTATTAAACGAGGTTTTTAGTATATATTCAACGGAAAAGGTTGTTGCAAGCATCATTCTTCAAGTGGCAAACAAGTTGTTAACTTTAAAAAGTAATAATGAGATTACAATGTCGCAATTCAAATATGTTGTATCATTCTTACAAACACGTTTAGGAATGATCTATCATAATGCGTCGGTGTATTCTTCCGTTAACAAAGTTTTCGTTTTAGAAAATAATATATTAAAAGGATTTATTTTCGCGACGTATTTACGACTAAAAGGATATCAAACAATGTATATGGGGACAGGTTTAGATGAAGAAGGTATTTTACTAGCTATTGAACAATTACAACCTAAATATTTGTTTATATCTTTTGATGATGAACGAGAACTTGAAGAGGCAGTAGAATTTATTGACTTGTTGCAAGAAAAAAATGAAAACATCTCTGGTGGTTTTATAGGAAGAAAAGGCATTGGAGATCAATTAAATCTTCAAAATATCCTAATTGGTAACACGAAAGAAGAATGGGATGGATGGTTAAAGATGCCGGAATAG